The proteins below come from a single Thalassotalea ponticola genomic window:
- a CDS encoding TniQ family protein — protein sequence MRNHPPIRPRPQAGESVQGYVLRIAACNGFFDSKIIFQMLDLNPSETVYDVKRDRFPQFASRLAVALQLAPEDLKNHFDTTHALDKNDSTCVVKISSKKLKLCSVCIDEKDGYVKHEWQHGHITHCNEHQVMLIDSCPSCHHQLEWNSDVFAGCFRCGLRWSDYSPLPEDIPSYQRAWLQCLPLEKEAYLDALYQAGTIVLSPSRFNVTPIARWDKTVEESVNVFSKAFSLLRSADNRSRLLKQLYAALGATVQNNLINSIKRLLQHPVEQLPSLGGCAEGIAEERCNVEVCDECLLLDGQASKLLALTPAQLKELNHGLGLSSTKVKSSYRYSLIQLQEILDRLRKQSASAICEFDDDYLTLNSISNICAKYLFNFGDALALLLRENVNFHRRNDASTFADFYVSKSELIMLLAEHEESQYGRLLSTSEIMAYLGTERVKVTAIASLLGWETVPVTRSSFQYQAKDVKAFTDNYVLLDKWCDVALYGKRSLNKFLIENGFQAVDGADTPHTKLHLFNKTPELLSAIEEFEREWYKSKPPRHLKHRLQLQLQGNHLLSASSLELFKQRCAS from the coding sequence ATGCGTAATCACCCTCCGATTCGACCTCGCCCGCAAGCAGGGGAAAGCGTACAAGGCTATGTACTGCGAATCGCTGCATGCAATGGTTTCTTTGATAGCAAAATCATCTTTCAGATGCTTGATTTGAATCCAAGTGAAACTGTTTACGATGTCAAACGTGACCGTTTTCCCCAGTTTGCTTCTCGACTCGCGGTAGCCCTGCAGTTAGCACCGGAGGACTTAAAAAATCATTTTGACACCACGCATGCCCTAGATAAAAATGACTCCACGTGTGTCGTCAAAATCTCCTCAAAAAAGCTCAAGTTGTGCTCTGTTTGCATTGATGAGAAGGATGGCTACGTTAAGCATGAGTGGCAACATGGGCACATTACACATTGCAATGAACATCAGGTGATGCTTATCGACAGTTGCCCAAGTTGTCATCATCAGCTTGAGTGGAATAGCGACGTGTTTGCTGGTTGTTTCCGTTGCGGCTTACGTTGGAGCGATTACAGTCCGCTCCCCGAGGATATCCCAAGTTATCAGCGAGCTTGGCTACAATGCTTGCCGCTTGAAAAGGAGGCGTACTTAGACGCTTTATATCAAGCCGGAACGATAGTTTTGAGTCCGAGCCGCTTTAATGTGACGCCAATTGCACGTTGGGACAAAACGGTTGAAGAATCAGTAAATGTCTTCAGCAAGGCGTTTAGTTTACTCCGGTCGGCTGATAATCGCTCTCGATTATTGAAACAGTTGTATGCAGCTCTTGGGGCAACAGTACAAAATAACCTGATTAATTCGATAAAACGGTTGTTGCAACACCCTGTTGAGCAGTTGCCTTCATTGGGAGGATGTGCAGAGGGCATAGCCGAAGAGCGATGTAACGTTGAAGTATGTGACGAGTGTTTGTTGTTAGATGGTCAAGCGAGTAAGTTGCTTGCCTTAACGCCTGCGCAATTGAAAGAACTTAACCACGGCCTTGGCTTGTCATCAACGAAAGTCAAAAGCTCATACCGGTACTCTCTAATTCAGCTGCAAGAAATTTTGGATCGTCTACGTAAACAGTCAGCATCTGCAATTTGTGAATTTGACGATGATTATTTAACGCTAAATAGCATCTCAAATATATGCGCTAAATACTTATTCAACTTTGGCGATGCTCTAGCATTGTTATTACGTGAAAATGTTAATTTTCATCGTCGTAATGATGCTTCAACATTTGCTGATTTTTATGTTTCTAAATCAGAGCTTATTATGCTCTTGGCTGAGCATGAAGAGTCACAGTATGGCCGTTTATTGTCAACATCCGAGATAATGGCATACTTAGGCACCGAGCGCGTTAAAGTCACGGCTATTGCGTCTTTATTGGGCTGGGAGACAGTGCCAGTGACTCGGTCAAGTTTTCAGTATCAAGCGAAAGATGTAAAGGCGTTCACAGATAATTACGTGTTACTCGACAAGTGGTGTGATGTAGCTCTGTATGGCAAGCGTAGTTTGAACAAGTTCCTTATAGAAAATGGGTTCCAAGCGGTTGACGGTGCCGATACACCACACACCAAGTTGCACCTTTTTAATAAAACCCCTGAGTTGCTTAGCGCTATAGAAGAATTTGAGCGCGAATGGTATAAATCCAAACCTCCTCGTCATTTAAAACACCGTCTTCAACTACAGCTACAGGGTAACCATTTATTATCAGCTTCTTCTTTAGAGCTGTTTAAGCAGCGATGTGCTAGCTAA
- a CDS encoding TniB family NTP-binding protein, with the protein MKKHDLNSVARQIAETYCRTGKYLKAEQSVLHTMKYRDSERGGAILLGESGIGKTTFAKTFLSQHAEASLSEHDNKFGIYVEVPGGNLKVLYGQILQELGDIAPEKGTAADKKTRIIKLINEMDVKVVFVDEVQEVLPSTKLLPTSAFVKDFKEIANNTNCAWILCGTPNAMAIKDVDKQLASRLPKTILLPVFSFKTQEDKLEYLEFLFEFFEHLPVAAPYFKCLNESITDEGFSYFCNVNYDNLLRMLLATDGCLRPFMTLMQDCLDRLEDGEKITKSTLVEAYDECFEGEELNPFSASISKVKKLLIQRGLYA; encoded by the coding sequence ATGAAAAAGCATGATTTAAACTCAGTCGCCCGTCAAATCGCAGAGACATACTGTCGCACGGGTAAGTATTTAAAAGCTGAGCAGTCCGTATTACATACCATGAAATACCGTGATTCTGAGCGTGGGGGTGCAATCCTATTAGGTGAGTCGGGTATTGGTAAAACAACGTTTGCGAAAACGTTTTTATCTCAGCATGCTGAAGCATCACTTTCCGAGCACGATAACAAGTTTGGTATTTATGTCGAAGTACCGGGGGGTAATCTGAAGGTTCTGTATGGTCAGATACTTCAAGAGCTGGGTGATATTGCTCCTGAAAAAGGCACGGCTGCCGATAAGAAGACTCGCATCATCAAGCTAATCAATGAGATGGATGTCAAAGTGGTGTTTGTTGATGAGGTTCAGGAGGTTCTTCCCTCAACTAAGTTATTACCCACTAGCGCTTTTGTTAAAGACTTTAAAGAAATAGCGAACAACACCAATTGCGCGTGGATACTATGCGGAACCCCCAATGCTATGGCTATTAAAGACGTTGATAAACAGCTTGCGTCACGCTTACCGAAGACAATTTTGTTACCCGTTTTCAGCTTTAAAACCCAAGAAGATAAGCTTGAATACCTTGAGTTCTTATTCGAATTTTTTGAGCACCTTCCGGTCGCAGCCCCTTACTTTAAATGCTTAAACGAGTCGATTACTGACGAGGGCTTTTCATATTTTTGCAATGTTAATTACGACAATTTACTACGCATGTTACTTGCGACCGATGGTTGCTTACGTCCATTTATGACGTTGATGCAAGACTGTTTAGATCGTTTAGAAGATGGCGAGAAAATCACTAAATCAACATTGGTTGAAGCGTACGACGAATGCTTTGAAGGTGAAGAACTTAATCCATTCAGTGCTTCAATAAGTAAAGTTAAAAAGCTGCTTATCCAGCGAGGGTTATATGCGTAA
- the csrA gene encoding carbon storage regulator CsrA: MLILTRTIGQVIHIGNNITCKIISIQGEQVKVGIEAPKTVSVHRSEIYKRIRSELNA; the protein is encoded by the coding sequence ATGCTTATTCTCACCCGAACAATCGGACAAGTAATCCACATTGGTAACAACATCACCTGCAAAATTATTTCAATCCAAGGGGAGCAGGTGAAGGTTGGTATAGAAGCACCTAAAACGGTCAGCGTGCATCGGTCTGAAATCTACAAGCGGATCAGGTCGGAGTTAAATGCGTAA
- a CDS encoding Tn7 transposase TnsA N-terminal domain-containing protein yields the protein MEFDANVARYVAQPFSVTYSLNGRNVRYTPDFLVQLTNGRFKSQEIKPSEKLASPKNQRKFQTLQAYFAQSLHHPLELVDEKFIYRGHKVNNFQRLYPYLQRQPSATELQTLNGLPCQQLSFGELVGHLAEHVQEPLHSALTLVALGFFDWNETLLIDENSTLTLKSGVA from the coding sequence TTGGAGTTTGACGCTAACGTTGCGCGTTATGTGGCGCAGCCGTTTTCAGTCACTTACTCACTAAATGGCCGCAATGTGCGCTATACACCTGATTTTCTGGTGCAGCTGACTAATGGCCGCTTTAAGAGCCAAGAAATTAAGCCGAGCGAAAAGCTCGCAAGTCCCAAAAACCAGCGTAAGTTTCAAACGTTGCAAGCCTATTTTGCACAGAGCCTGCATCACCCGCTAGAGCTGGTTGACGAGAAATTCATTTATCGAGGTCACAAGGTAAATAACTTTCAGCGCCTCTATCCATATCTTCAGCGCCAGCCTAGCGCGACAGAGCTGCAAACCCTTAATGGTTTACCCTGCCAGCAATTGAGTTTTGGTGAGTTGGTAGGTCATCTTGCAGAGCACGTTCAAGAACCACTGCACAGTGCTTTGACACTGGTTGCACTTGGCTTTTTTGATTGGAATGAAACCCTTTTAATCGATGAAAATTCGACACTTACATTAAAATCGGGGGTCGCATGA
- a CDS encoding TnsA endonuclease N-terminal domain-containing protein has translation MSAFVISEGKEILYHGKLAVIRAFKDSFVVIEVNSQYIMLSPEDYHKKVRSEHIQTPPMEKSKLSVQHQFYSHKNHCSFRFESALEAHSALCLEFDANVARYVAQPFSVTYPLNGRNGRYTPDFLVQLTNGRFKSQEIKPSEKLASPKNQRKFQTLQAYFAQSLHHPLELVDEKFIYRGHKVDNFQRLYPYLQRQPSATEVQSLDGLPCQQLSFGELVGHLAEHVQEPLHSALALVAHGFFEWDETLLIDANSTLTLKLEVA, from the coding sequence ATGAGCGCTTTTGTTATTTCTGAAGGTAAAGAGATTCTTTACCATGGCAAGTTAGCCGTTATCCGTGCTTTCAAGGACAGCTTTGTTGTTATCGAAGTCAATTCACAATACATCATGCTGTCACCCGAGGACTACCACAAAAAAGTTCGAAGTGAACATATTCAAACACCTCCGATGGAGAAGAGCAAGCTATCGGTACAGCATCAGTTTTATTCACATAAGAACCACTGTTCGTTTCGATTTGAGAGCGCGCTCGAAGCGCACTCAGCACTATGTTTAGAGTTTGACGCCAACGTTGCGCGTTATGTGGCGCAGCCGTTTTCAGTCACTTACCCACTAAATGGCCGCAATGGGCGCTATACACCTGATTTTCTGGTGCAGCTGACTAATGGCCGCTTTAAGAGCCAAGAAATTAAGCCGAGCGAAAAGCTCGCAAGTCCCAAAAACCAGCGTAAGTTTCAAACTTTGCAAGCCTATTTTGCACAGAGCCTGCATCACCCGCTAGAGCTGGTTGACGAGAAGTTCATTTATCGAGGTCACAAGGTAGATAACTTTCAGCGCCTCTATCCATATCTTCAGCGCCAGCCTAGCGCGACAGAGGTGCAATCTCTTGATGGTTTACCATGCCAGCAATTGAGTTTTGGTGAGTTAGTTGGTCATCTTGCAGAACACGTTCAAGAACCACTGCACAGTGCTTTGGCACTGGTTGCACATGGCTTTTTTGAGTGGGATGAAACACTTTTAATCGATGCAAATTCGACACTTACATTAAAATTGGAGGTCGCATGA